From a region of the Microbacterium sp. nov. GSS16 genome:
- a CDS encoding MFS transporter gives MTSVTHDRKIPWKVSIASFVGTTIEWCDYYIFGLLAATGVFGRLFFPEQEPGIALLLAFLTYAVGFVARPFGGLFAGYYGDKIGRKPMLVLSLVIMGVATLAMGFLPTFNQIGIAAPILLTVLRLL, from the coding sequence ATGACGTCTGTTACTCACGACCGCAAGATCCCGTGGAAGGTGTCCATCGCGAGCTTCGTGGGCACCACCATCGAGTGGTGCGACTACTACATCTTCGGCCTCCTCGCCGCGACAGGAGTGTTCGGCCGGTTGTTCTTCCCTGAGCAGGAGCCGGGCATCGCGCTTCTCCTGGCGTTCCTCACGTACGCGGTCGGTTTCGTTGCCCGGCCGTTCGGAGGGCTGTTCGCCGGATACTACGGCGACAAGATCGGACGTAAGCCGATGCTCGTGCTTTCGCTCGTCATCATGGGCGTCGCCACACTCGCGATGGGCTTCCTTCCCACGTTCAACCAGATCGGGATCGCAGCGCCGATCCTTCTCACCGTGCTCCGGCTGTTGTAA
- a CDS encoding transposase, with protein sequence MPGPYPREFREDVVAVARSRESGVAIKQIATDFGISEATLQNWLRQADFEDGNRPGQTAGDAAEARSRRSGSGCWSRRTRSSPVRRRICRRRTCTLVAPKMTNPLVAELAEAGIPVTVSCRVLKLARQPYCRWRNAAVRDADVLRAYRINALHDAHHDDPTFGYRYLADEARRAG encoded by the coding sequence ATGCCCGGTCCCTATCCCAGAGAGTTCCGCGAAGACGTTGTCGCGGTCGCTCGCAGCCGCGAGAGCGGCGTCGCCATCAAACAGATCGCCACCGACTTCGGGATCAGTGAAGCAACCCTGCAGAACTGGCTCCGCCAGGCCGATTTCGAAGACGGCAATCGTCCCGGCCAGACTGCTGGGGACGCGGCCGAGGCTCGGAGCCGAAGAAGCGGATCCGGTTGCTGGAGCAGGAGAACGAGGTCCTCCCCCGTGCGGCGGCGTATCTGTCGCAGGCGAACCTGCACCTTGGTGGCCCCCAAAATGACGAACCCGCTCGTTGCTGAGCTCGCCGAAGCGGGGATTCCCGTGACGGTGTCGTGCCGGGTCCTCAAGCTCGCAAGACAGCCCTACTGCCGGTGGCGCAACGCCGCTGTCCGGGACGCGGACGTGCTCCGCGCGTATCGGATCAACGCGCTGCATGACGCGCATCATGACGACCCGACGTTCGGGTATCGATACCTTGCCGACGAAGCCCGTCGGGCGGGGTAG
- a CDS encoding multidrug transporter → MSDSAHDPDMTHEQKLRDQFLRAEHSTEADAAPRIEVTEHDGNVRIDVADTAAVRPGPGPGVDGADDPADAPRSD, encoded by the coding sequence ATGTCCGACAGCGCTCACGATCCCGACATGACCCACGAGCAGAAGCTGCGCGACCAGTTCCTGCGCGCGGAGCACTCCACCGAGGCCGATGCGGCACCGCGCATCGAGGTGACCGAGCACGACGGCAATGTGCGCATTGACGTCGCCGACACCGCAGCCGTGCGCCCTGGCCCCGGGCCGGGCGTGGACGGTGCCGACGACCCCGCAGACGCACCTCGCTCCGACTGA
- a CDS encoding methionine/alanine import family NSS transporter small subunit, translating into MTPTAVVMMIVAMVTVWGGLALAVANLVRHPEAVEDEPAPPVEL; encoded by the coding sequence ATGACCCCCACCGCCGTCGTCATGATGATCGTCGCGATGGTCACCGTATGGGGCGGGCTCGCCCTCGCCGTCGCGAACCTCGTGCGTCATCCCGAGGCCGTCGAAGACGAACCGGCGCCTCCCGTCGAGCTCTGA
- a CDS encoding GntR family transcriptional regulator, with product MADALRDDIMSGRRPPGSRLVERDIAAELQVSRLPVREAIKALVADGIVVARPRSGATVREFSPHDLQGFFEVREALETLSFVLAAQRVDEAGIALLESLVAQEAAAAALDDIESARQASTAFHMAVVRLSQNAMLVELAASLVTRLRWLFGQHDDLADMASTHREILDAIRARDVEALRRLVPEHLAEGRAAAHERMFGASAPRE from the coding sequence GTGGCCGATGCGCTCCGGGACGACATCATGTCGGGCCGACGCCCGCCGGGGTCGCGACTGGTCGAGCGCGACATCGCGGCCGAGCTGCAGGTGTCACGGCTGCCGGTGCGTGAGGCCATCAAGGCGCTGGTCGCCGACGGGATCGTCGTGGCACGTCCGCGCAGCGGAGCGACGGTCCGCGAGTTCTCACCGCACGACCTGCAGGGCTTCTTCGAAGTCCGAGAAGCGCTCGAGACGCTGTCGTTCGTGCTCGCCGCCCAGCGCGTCGATGAGGCGGGCATCGCACTGCTCGAGTCGCTCGTCGCGCAGGAGGCCGCAGCAGCCGCGCTCGACGACATCGAATCCGCACGCCAGGCGTCTACGGCGTTCCACATGGCGGTCGTCCGTCTGTCGCAGAACGCGATGCTCGTCGAGCTTGCGGCCTCCCTCGTCACCCGGCTGCGCTGGCTGTTCGGGCAGCATGACGACCTCGCCGACATGGCGTCGACCCACCGCGAGATCCTCGACGCGATCCGCGCGCGTGATGTCGAGGCCCTGCGCCGTCTGGTTCCCGAGCATCTCGCCGAGGGACGGGCGGCCGCTCACGAGCGCATGTTCGGGGCATCCGCTCCGCGCGAATGA
- a CDS encoding sodium-dependent transporter — MANAPAQTKRREAFGSRNVFILSAIGSAVGLGNIWRFPYVAYEGGGGAFLIPYLCALLTAGIPLLFFDYAIGHRFRGSAPLAFRRMSRAAEPLGWWQVLICVVIATYYAVIIAWAAMYTWFSAQITWGEGNEQDYFFSDFLQMGDIEKGVSLEFVPQVGIPLIGVWLVVIIIMALGVKRGIGAANMILMPLLTLMFATLVVQALFLPGAMDGLNAFFTPNWEALADPGVWASAYGHIFFSLSVAFGIMVTYSSYLKRKTDLTGSGLVVGFANSGFEILAGIGVFAALGFMAQAQGTDVSGVASSGIGLAFIAFPTIVSQATGGSILGVLFFGALVFAGITSLISVLEVVVAALQDKLGWGRVRTTLTVAIPVALISIAFFSTTTALQVLDATDAFINAFGIMVVALVAVILVAWILRKLPVLREHLNKRSSFRLGWVWMLLVGALAPVVLGYLFISEIITKVTTPYEGYPLWFLAIFGWGMVVAIIVFAIMLSLLPWSSRSHAKDDPEYDEFLVVEDYEPDAETGSIAVADARQKGARS; from the coding sequence ATGGCGAATGCACCGGCGCAGACCAAGAGACGCGAGGCCTTCGGATCGCGCAACGTCTTCATATTGTCGGCGATCGGATCCGCGGTCGGGCTCGGCAACATCTGGCGGTTCCCGTACGTCGCCTATGAAGGCGGCGGCGGCGCGTTCCTCATCCCTTACCTGTGCGCACTGCTGACCGCGGGCATCCCGCTGCTGTTCTTCGACTACGCGATCGGGCACCGCTTCCGCGGCTCCGCGCCGCTGGCGTTCCGGCGCATGAGCCGCGCGGCTGAGCCGCTGGGCTGGTGGCAGGTGCTGATCTGCGTCGTGATCGCCACCTATTACGCCGTGATCATCGCGTGGGCCGCGATGTACACCTGGTTCTCGGCCCAGATCACCTGGGGCGAGGGCAACGAGCAGGACTACTTCTTCTCCGACTTCCTGCAGATGGGCGACATCGAGAAGGGCGTCTCGCTCGAGTTCGTGCCGCAGGTGGGCATCCCACTCATCGGCGTGTGGCTCGTCGTGATCATCATCATGGCGCTGGGCGTCAAGCGCGGCATCGGCGCCGCGAACATGATCTTGATGCCGCTGCTGACGCTCATGTTCGCCACGCTCGTCGTGCAGGCCCTGTTCCTGCCGGGAGCGATGGACGGGCTCAACGCGTTCTTCACCCCGAACTGGGAGGCGCTCGCCGACCCCGGCGTGTGGGCGTCGGCGTACGGCCACATCTTCTTCTCGCTGTCGGTCGCCTTCGGCATCATGGTCACCTACTCGTCATATCTGAAGCGCAAGACCGACCTCACCGGCTCCGGTCTCGTCGTGGGCTTCGCGAACTCCGGCTTCGAGATCCTCGCCGGCATCGGCGTGTTCGCCGCCCTGGGGTTCATGGCCCAGGCGCAGGGCACCGACGTCTCGGGCGTCGCATCATCGGGCATCGGGCTGGCGTTCATCGCCTTCCCGACCATCGTCTCGCAGGCCACCGGCGGCTCGATCCTCGGGGTGCTCTTCTTCGGCGCCCTCGTTTTCGCGGGAATCACCTCCCTCATCTCCGTGCTCGAGGTGGTGGTCGCCGCCCTGCAGGACAAGCTCGGCTGGGGCCGGGTGCGCACCACGCTCACAGTGGCCATCCCGGTCGCCCTGATCTCGATCGCGTTCTTCTCGACCACCACCGCGCTGCAGGTGCTCGATGCGACCGACGCGTTCATCAACGCCTTCGGCATCATGGTCGTGGCGCTGGTCGCCGTCATCCTCGTCGCCTGGATCCTGCGCAAGCTGCCGGTGCTGCGCGAGCACCTCAACAAGCGCTCCAGCTTCCGGCTCGGGTGGGTCTGGATGCTGCTGGTGGGGGCGCTCGCCCCGGTCGTGCTCGGTTACCTGTTCATCAGCGAGATCATCACCAAGGTCACGACACCGTACGAGGGCTATCCGCTCTGGTTCCTGGCGATCTTCGGGTGGGGGATGGTGGTCGCGATCATCGTGTTCGCGATCATGCTGTCGCTGCTGCCGTGGAGCAGCCGCTCGCACGCGAAGGATGATCCTGAGTACGACGAGTTCCTCGTCGTCGAGGATTACGAACCGGATGCCGAGACCGGGAGCATCGCCGTGGCGGATGCCCGCCAGAAGGGAGCGCGGTCATGA
- a CDS encoding asparagine synthase gives MGRTADAVAEGVAIATAAVRLTVKNQILVGTIAQGGTFEIDHYMDEARVALRAMADESEQAAEHLTALRKRARGRHSDPHGTHDYRDRDVRNLRRRAKQSLGVATHLREMTDDPEALRALVEEARAAAWTDVRSNLDRRLRVEGMRADQDPEYEQMREARMQALKLVDLQALSSEQRARRKREKAAEKAAEKDTSRAERDGKRALWTRRA, from the coding sequence GTGGGACGAACAGCTGATGCCGTCGCCGAGGGCGTCGCGATCGCCACGGCGGCCGTTCGGCTGACCGTGAAGAACCAGATTCTGGTCGGGACGATCGCGCAGGGAGGCACCTTCGAGATCGACCACTACATGGACGAGGCACGGGTCGCGCTGCGCGCGATGGCCGACGAGTCCGAGCAGGCCGCAGAGCACCTCACGGCGCTGCGCAAGCGCGCGCGTGGCCGGCACTCCGACCCGCACGGCACTCACGACTACCGCGACCGGGACGTGCGAAACCTGCGGCGCCGCGCCAAGCAGTCGCTCGGCGTCGCCACACATCTGCGCGAGATGACCGACGATCCCGAGGCGCTGCGAGCGCTCGTGGAGGAGGCGAGGGCCGCGGCGTGGACCGATGTGCGCAGCAATCTCGATCGTCGGCTGCGCGTCGAGGGGATGCGCGCCGATCAGGATCCCGAGTACGAGCAGATGCGCGAGGCTCGGATGCAGGCGCTCAAACTCGTCGATCTGCAGGCGCTGTCGTCGGAGCAGCGCGCCCGCCGCAAACGGGAGAAGGCGGCTGAGAAGGCAGCGGAGAAGGACACATCTCGGGCCGAGCGAGACGGCAAGCGCGCACTCTGGACACGCCGGGCGTGA
- a CDS encoding L-serine ammonia-lyase, iron-sulfur-dependent, subunit alpha → MTAYVSAFDLFSIGVGPSSSHTVGPMRAGVDFADRLKVEGLLGDVLRVRCELFGSLGATGLGHGTPDAVVAGLQGLHPETCDPDDVRELWSRWPEGRDLLLAGEHRISFAKDDIAFVPRTRLPGHPNAMTLHALDADGAVVLEQTYYSVGGGFIRRDGEEVRVTAAPQPYPYDTAEELLTLCDETGMSIAEIARANEMAVRSEEQVAAGLDAIWDAMAACVDAGLHSEGTLPGILKVKRRAGDIRQQLEAVEADGHPALPGEWLGAFALAVNEENAAGGRVVTAPTNGAAGILPAVAMYWWRFLADSGLGVGNAVTPHGELVGSALLGFRPSDGSTASPAGSTASSGALDTPSGALSLPTGPASSGSLSLSKGPTSPDGEVDALAEANRRRGIRRFLLTATALGSLFKANASISGAEGGCQAEVGSACAMAAGGLTAVMGGTVRQIENAAEIAMEHHLGLTCDPIGGLVQIPCIERNAIAASTAVTAARLALRGDGHHYVSLDAVVETMRQTGLDMSTKYKETSEGGLAVNVIEC, encoded by the coding sequence GTGACTGCGTACGTCTCGGCTTTCGACCTGTTCTCCATCGGTGTGGGGCCCTCGAGCTCGCACACCGTCGGTCCGATGCGCGCCGGCGTCGACTTCGCGGATCGGCTGAAGGTCGAAGGCCTGCTCGGCGACGTGTTGCGGGTGCGATGCGAGCTGTTCGGCTCGCTGGGTGCGACCGGGCTCGGACACGGCACGCCGGATGCCGTCGTCGCCGGCCTCCAGGGGCTGCACCCCGAGACCTGCGACCCCGACGACGTGCGCGAGCTGTGGAGCCGCTGGCCGGAGGGGCGCGACCTGCTGCTGGCGGGCGAGCACCGCATCTCGTTCGCGAAGGACGACATCGCGTTCGTGCCTCGCACGCGCCTGCCCGGTCACCCCAACGCGATGACCCTGCACGCCCTCGACGCCGACGGCGCAGTCGTGCTCGAGCAGACCTATTACTCCGTCGGCGGCGGTTTCATCCGTCGCGACGGCGAAGAGGTGCGTGTGACCGCAGCCCCCCAGCCCTATCCGTACGACACCGCCGAGGAGCTGCTCACGCTCTGTGACGAGACGGGGATGTCGATCGCCGAGATCGCCCGCGCGAACGAGATGGCGGTGCGCTCCGAAGAGCAGGTCGCGGCCGGCCTCGACGCAATCTGGGATGCCATGGCCGCCTGCGTCGACGCAGGGCTGCACTCGGAGGGCACGCTGCCGGGCATCCTGAAGGTGAAGCGTCGCGCAGGTGACATCCGCCAGCAGCTCGAGGCGGTCGAAGCCGACGGGCATCCGGCGCTTCCCGGCGAATGGCTCGGTGCCTTCGCCCTCGCGGTGAACGAGGAGAACGCGGCCGGCGGGCGCGTCGTCACCGCCCCGACCAACGGCGCGGCGGGCATCCTGCCAGCCGTCGCGATGTACTGGTGGCGTTTTCTCGCCGACTCCGGTCTGGGAGTCGGCAACGCGGTCACCCCACACGGCGAACTGGTCGGCAGTGCCCTGCTCGGCTTCCGACCGTCGGACGGCTCGACGGCCTCCCCGGCCGGCTCGACGGCCTCCTCTGGGGCCCTGGACACCCCCTCTGGGGCCCTGAGCCTGCCGACGGGCCCGGCCTCCTCTGGGTCCCTGAGTCTGTCGAAGGGCCCGACCTCCCCGGACGGTGAGGTCGACGCGCTGGCCGAGGCGAATCGCCGCCGAGGCATCCGCCGGTTCCTGCTCACCGCCACCGCGCTCGGGTCGCTGTTCAAGGCGAACGCATCGATCTCGGGCGCCGAAGGCGGCTGCCAGGCCGAGGTCGGCTCGGCTTGCGCCATGGCGGCGGGTGGCCTCACTGCGGTGATGGGCGGAACCGTCCGGCAGATCGAGAACGCCGCCGAGATCGCCATGGAGCACCACCTCGGTCTCACCTGCGACCCGATCGGCGGGCTCGTGCAGATTCCGTGCATCGAGCGCAACGCGATCGCCGCGTCCACCGCCGTCACAGCCGCCCGTCTCGCACTGCGCGGCGACGGCCATCACTACGTCTCGCTGGATGCGGTGGTCGAGACGATGCGTCAGACCGGGCTCGACATGTCGACGAAGTACAAGGAGACCAGCGAGGGGGGCCTCGCGGTGAACGTCATCGAGTGCTGA